One window of Anaerolineales bacterium genomic DNA carries:
- a CDS encoding homogentisate 1,2-dioxygenase, translating to MPFYHKLGSIPHKRHTQFKKPNGKLYREEVMGLEGFSSIQSILYHHFLPPRVKETRDLGSAKPQYVDFGPIRHRAFKTEPILAGADPVSSRIPLLGNNDVILGVSRSKNSMKYFYRNAQAYETWWVHEGSGVLKSQFGSLPFHKGDYIVIPFGTTWKMELNEECKFFTIENPSQIEPPKRYRNNFGQMLEHAPYCERDIRVPEELETHTERGEFEVRVKVRDRISVHILDYHPHDVVGWDGYLYPWIFNIEDFEPITGRIHQPPPVHQTFDAHNFVVCSFVPRLFDYHPDGIPAPYNHSNVQSDEVIYYAEGNFMSRKGIERADISLHPFGLPHGPQPGMTEASIGKTETKELAVMVDTFHPLQMTAHALEMEKPYMETWLEGDGE from the coding sequence ATGCCTTTCTACCATAAACTCGGAAGCATCCCCCACAAGCGCCATACGCAATTTAAAAAACCGAATGGCAAACTCTACCGCGAAGAAGTAATGGGACTGGAGGGATTCTCATCGATCCAGTCCATTCTCTATCATCACTTCCTGCCGCCGCGCGTAAAAGAAACCAGGGACCTCGGCTCTGCAAAACCTCAATACGTGGACTTCGGTCCCATCCGCCACCGTGCCTTTAAGACGGAACCGATCCTCGCCGGCGCAGATCCGGTCTCCTCCAGGATTCCACTCCTCGGCAATAACGATGTGATCCTTGGCGTTTCGCGCTCCAAGAACAGCATGAAATATTTCTATCGCAACGCGCAGGCTTACGAAACCTGGTGGGTCCACGAAGGAAGCGGCGTGTTGAAATCGCAGTTCGGCAGCCTGCCTTTCCACAAGGGAGATTACATCGTCATTCCATTCGGCACGACCTGGAAGATGGAATTGAACGAGGAATGCAAGTTCTTCACCATCGAGAACCCAAGCCAGATCGAGCCGCCCAAACGATACAGGAATAATTTTGGGCAAATGCTCGAACATGCGCCGTATTGCGAACGCGACATCCGCGTGCCTGAAGAATTGGAAACCCACACCGAACGAGGTGAGTTCGAAGTGCGCGTTAAGGTGCGCGACAGGATCTCGGTGCATATCCTCGATTATCATCCCCACGATGTCGTCGGCTGGGACGGCTATCTCTATCCCTGGATCTTCAACATCGAAGACTTCGAGCCGATCACGGGACGCATCCACCAGCCGCCGCCCGTTCATCAAACCTTCGACGCGCATAACTTCGTTGTCTGTTCCTTTGTGCCGCGCCTCTTCGACTATCACCCGGACGGCATCCCCGCTCCATACAATCATTCCAACGTCCAATCCGATGAGGTCATCTATTACGCAGAAGGCAATTTCATGTCGCGCAAGGGAATCGAACGCGCGGATATCAGCCTGCATCCTTTTGGTCTGCCGCACGGTCCCCAGCCCGGCATGACGGAAGCCAGCATCGGCAAGACCGAGACTAAGGAACTCGCCGTGATGGTGGACACCTTCCATCCACTCCAGATGACGGCGCATGCCCTCGAAATGGAAAAACCCTACATGGAAACCTGGCTGGAAGGCGACGGAGAATAA
- a CDS encoding SH3 domain-containing protein: MQRCCHILLLISLFVSSCNMPPASEITDPAVATSAVQTVEAALNNQSPLASPTAGVSGQDKTPSAGEAPSASFEDVTNCRTGPGVNYPPVTQIQPGVSVEIVGFLPPSFWIVETDKGQCWVAGQFVTPAGNTSAVPTVTAPPLPEGGAPQNVSLQKWDIACNYETNQANVTIRWADKEDETGYRVVRNDVVVAELPANSIEFNETITLLSGQTVGYRVIAFNPAGDASSKAITLGC, encoded by the coding sequence ATGCAGCGTTGTTGTCACATTCTTTTGCTAATCAGCCTGTTCGTTTCTTCATGTAACATGCCCCCCGCAAGCGAAATTACGGATCCCGCTGTTGCCACATCCGCCGTGCAGACCGTCGAAGCGGCGTTGAACAATCAGAGTCCTCTCGCCAGCCCGACTGCTGGGGTTTCAGGACAAGACAAAACTCCGTCCGCGGGAGAAGCACCATCGGCAAGCTTCGAAGATGTGACCAATTGCCGCACCGGTCCAGGTGTGAATTACCCGCCGGTCACCCAGATCCAGCCAGGAGTTTCCGTCGAGATCGTCGGTTTCCTCCCGCCAAGTTTTTGGATCGTTGAAACCGACAAAGGTCAATGCTGGGTGGCGGGTCAATTCGTCACCCCGGCAGGAAACACGAGCGCCGTACCGACCGTCACCGCGCCGCCCCTCCCCGAGGGGGGCGCACCGCAAAACGTCAGCCTGCAAAAATGGGATATCGCCTGCAATTACGAGACGAATCAAGCCAATGTCACCATTCGCTGGGCGGATAAGGAAGATGAAACAGGCTATCGCGTCGTGCGCAACGATGTTGTGGTTGCCGAACTTCCTGCAAACTCGATCGAATTCAACGAAACCATCACGCTTTTATCGGGCCAGACAGTGGGATATCGGGTTATCGCATTCAATCCCGCCGGTGACGCAAGCAGCAAGGCGATAACACTTGGTTGTTAA
- a CDS encoding sensor domain-containing protein gives MFNTIEEYLNALKMEMKNVDPALVQDAQSDAREHLTLALASAKEKEPERNDTDALAKIIQEYGLPEETAQAYREAERRISPALSQPVRPRSILGDFFGVYVDPRAWGALLYMFIAFITGVFYFTWAVTGASISISFLIFIFGFPLSLLFLLSIRGLALLEGRLVEALLGVRMPRRALFSHHDMKWLDRLKTLLVDRQTWMMLLYMLVQFVLGTVYFILIVLVLSFSLAFIAIPVFQEALNQGAMVIGDTRIFFPSWTYPLWAIGGFLLWTIFMNISRGIGQLHGKMAKWMLVGE, from the coding sequence ATGTTCAATACAATCGAAGAATATTTGAATGCTTTGAAAATGGAGATGAAGAATGTGGATCCTGCATTGGTGCAGGATGCCCAATCGGATGCGCGGGAACATCTGACCCTGGCGCTTGCCTCGGCAAAAGAAAAGGAACCTGAAAGAAACGATACTGACGCACTGGCGAAGATCATCCAGGAATATGGCTTGCCTGAAGAGACTGCCCAGGCATATCGCGAGGCGGAGCGCCGCATCTCCCCGGCCTTGAGTCAACCGGTCAGGCCGCGTTCCATACTTGGGGATTTCTTCGGCGTGTATGTGGACCCGCGAGCCTGGGGCGCCCTGCTGTATATGTTCATTGCCTTTATCACTGGCGTCTTCTATTTCACCTGGGCTGTGACTGGCGCATCGATCTCGATCTCCTTTTTGATCTTTATCTTTGGTTTTCCGCTTTCACTGCTTTTCCTGCTTTCGATTCGCGGACTTGCCTTGCTGGAAGGAAGATTGGTCGAAGCGTTGCTCGGTGTGCGGATGCCGCGCCGCGCGCTTTTTTCTCATCATGACATGAAGTGGCTGGACCGCCTCAAAACGCTTTTGGTGGACCGGCAAACCTGGATGATGCTGCTATATATGCTCGTTCAATTCGTTTTGGGAACTGTTTATTTCATCCTGATTGTTCTTGTGCTGAGTTTTTCCCTGGCGTTTATCGCGATCCCTGTTTTTCAAGAGGCTCTGAATCAGGGCGCGATGGTGATCGGAGACACCCGCATCTTCTTCCCATCATGGACATACCCGCTGTGGGCGATTGGTGGGTTTTTATTGTGGACGATCTTCATGAATATTTCGCGCGGCATCGGGCAGCTGCATGGAAAAATGGCGAAGTGGATGCTGGTGGGTGAGTAG
- a CDS encoding PadR family transcriptional regulator: MFVLDAHTKKFQKELNAGTSSLVLLSVLNRSGEPMYGYQIAKMLEESAPDIPMMKQGTLYPVLRSLEDNGLLGSVVEPSVSGPPRRYYKITREGREALAEWTELWKQTRKFVDSILKG; encoded by the coding sequence ATGTTCGTTCTTGATGCTCATACAAAAAAATTCCAAAAGGAACTTAATGCGGGAACCTCCTCGCTGGTGCTGTTGAGCGTTTTGAACCGCAGCGGCGAGCCGATGTACGGGTATCAGATAGCGAAGATGCTCGAAGAAAGCGCGCCGGATATCCCAATGATGAAGCAGGGGACTTTATATCCCGTCCTGCGTTCGCTGGAGGATAATGGCTTGCTTGGCAGCGTTGTTGAACCGTCCGTGTCAGGTCCGCCGCGCCGTTATTACAAGATTACGAGAGAGGGCCGGGAGGCGCTGGCTGAGTGGACCGAATTATGGAAACAAACCCGGAAGTTCGTGGATTCGATCTTGAAAGGATGA
- a CDS encoding bifunctional 5,10-methylenetetrahydrofolate dehydrogenase/5,10-methenyltetrahydrofolate cyclohydrolase — MTAQLIDGTAIAQKVRDGVKEKTAKRLAEGKSQPGLATVLVGDRIDSATYVSMKQKACAELGMTSYHHPLPADVSQADLEKLIKELNADPKVNGILVQLPLPDHLDEERVLQLISIEKDVDGFSPINLGRLAQKGREPLFVPCTPYGCIYLLKEAGVKIAGANAVVLGRSNIVGMPAALLLIKENATVTVVHSKTKDIPGVLRDADIIIAAIGRAEMVRGDWIKPGAAVIDVGINGIPKLNPDGTQMISQKTGKPLQRLVGDVNFEEAKEVAGFITPVPGGVGPMTIAMLMANTFRAAEIQDNK, encoded by the coding sequence ATGACGGCTCAATTAATAGATGGAACTGCCATAGCGCAGAAGGTGCGCGATGGAGTGAAGGAAAAAACCGCGAAACGGCTTGCTGAGGGCAAGTCACAGCCGGGTCTGGCGACCGTATTGGTGGGGGACCGGATCGATTCGGCGACCTACGTCAGCATGAAGCAGAAGGCATGCGCCGAGTTGGGAATGACGTCATATCATCACCCTCTCCCAGCAGATGTCTCGCAGGCGGACCTGGAAAAACTTATCAAGGAGTTGAACGCCGACCCGAAGGTGAACGGCATTTTGGTGCAGCTGCCTTTGCCGGATCATCTGGATGAAGAACGCGTCCTCCAACTCATTTCGATCGAGAAGGATGTGGATGGATTCTCGCCCATCAACCTCGGCCGCCTCGCGCAAAAGGGGCGCGAACCGCTTTTTGTTCCCTGCACGCCTTATGGATGCATTTACCTCCTCAAGGAAGCCGGGGTCAAGATCGCTGGTGCGAACGCCGTGGTGTTGGGGCGGTCGAACATCGTCGGCATGCCCGCGGCTTTGCTCCTCATCAAGGAAAACGCCACTGTGACAGTCGTCCACTCGAAGACGAAAGACATCCCCGGTGTCCTGCGCGATGCAGATATTATCATCGCTGCCATTGGACGTGCTGAGATGGTTCGCGGCGATTGGATCAAACCCGGCGCGGCGGTCATCGACGTGGGGATCAACGGCATTCCGAAACTTAATCCGGATGGTACACAGATGATCAGCCAGAAAACGGGCAAACCTCTTCAGCGCCTGGTTGGGGACGTTAATTTTGAAGAAGCGAAGGAAGTCGCTGGTTTCATCACGCCTGTCCCCGGCGGCGTTGGTCCCATGACGATTGCAATGTTGATGGCAAATACATTCAGGGCGGCGGAAATCCAGGATAATAAGTAG
- the mtaB gene encoding tRNA (N(6)-L-threonylcarbamoyladenosine(37)-C(2))-methylthiotransferase MtaB has product MKIFLDTIGCRLNQAEIETMSRQFRAAGHEIVASADRADMAVVNTCAVTTQAASDSRGKVRAIARAGVSEIAATGCWTTLQPKEAASLPNVRHIISNEKKDLLVSEILGLPKESFDHEPIDRVPIPGLHRRTRAFIKVQDGCDNQCTFCITTLARGEGRSRHIGDVIRDVNSALAGGSKEIVLTGVHLGSWGNDFGFHLRDLVKALLRDTDVRRLRLSSLEPWDLDAGFFSLWEDSRLMPHLHLPLQSGSDSTLKRMARKTTTDSFRELVHAARAVIRDVAITTDLIAGFPGETEREFADTLSFVTEMNFSGGHVFSYSPRPGTGASRMKGQIKPELRKKRNRILQESIERSARSYREKFIGKSMSVLWESTTEYDEFGWRMEGWTGNYLRVSATAPSPRWNELDEVFLQEMGDGVIRGEIH; this is encoded by the coding sequence ATGAAGATCTTTCTCGATACGATAGGTTGCCGTCTTAACCAGGCGGAGATCGAAACCATGTCGCGGCAGTTTCGCGCTGCGGGGCACGAGATCGTCGCGTCTGCCGATCGCGCAGATATGGCGGTGGTTAACACTTGCGCGGTCACAACCCAGGCCGCATCTGACTCTCGTGGCAAGGTTCGCGCCATCGCGCGGGCGGGCGTGAGCGAGATCGCCGCCACCGGATGTTGGACTACCCTCCAGCCGAAGGAAGCCGCGAGCCTCCCCAATGTCAGGCATATAATTTCAAACGAAAAAAAAGATCTGCTCGTTTCCGAGATCCTCGGCTTGCCCAAAGAGTCGTTCGATCATGAACCTATCGACCGGGTGCCCATTCCCGGCTTGCATCGCCGCACGCGAGCATTCATAAAAGTGCAGGATGGCTGCGACAACCAATGCACGTTTTGCATTACGACACTCGCCCGCGGCGAAGGACGTTCACGACATATCGGTGACGTGATTCGCGACGTCAATTCGGCGCTCGCAGGCGGTTCGAAGGAGATTGTCCTGACCGGTGTTCATCTTGGTTCATGGGGAAATGATTTTGGGTTTCATCTCCGTGATTTGGTAAAAGCGCTTTTACGGGATACGGATGTCCGCCGCCTGAGACTCTCCTCTCTCGAACCCTGGGATCTGGATGCGGGCTTTTTCTCCTTATGGGAAGATTCCCGCCTCATGCCTCACCTTCATCTGCCGCTCCAATCTGGTAGCGACTCAACGCTGAAACGGATGGCTCGCAAAACCACAACGGACTCTTTTCGAGAGCTCGTCCATGCCGCCCGCGCGGTGATTCGGGATGTCGCCATCACGACCGATTTGATTGCAGGATTCCCCGGCGAGACGGAAAGAGAATTTGCAGACACTCTGAGCTTTGTCACCGAAATGAATTTTTCTGGCGGGCATGTCTTCTCCTATTCGCCCCGTCCCGGCACGGGGGCGTCTCGGATGAAGGGACAGATCAAGCCCGAGTTAAGAAAGAAGCGGAATCGCATCCTGCAAGAATCGATTGAAAGGTCGGCAAGGTCTTATCGAGAAAAATTCATCGGAAAGTCCATGTCTGTTCTGTGGGAGTCGACAACAGAATATGATGAATTCGGTTGGAGGATGGAAGGCTGGACGGGAAATTATCTGCGGGTGAGCGCGACAGCCCCTTCGCCAAGGTGGAATGAGTTGGATGAGGTGTTTTTGCAGGAAATGGGGGACGGCGTTATACGTGGGGAGATTCATTGA
- a CDS encoding GAF domain-containing protein → MSDFIQLVLTQLTVPPGDLIYYIVLVFVVASALQSAFNHWRASEFPQSRRAFIGLGILLCAQILMFLLSGLGWQELLDPKSVLPPLDRAFLAFGIVWVTWLYAFPEPNRLADAAATLLSMFIITALGLGLISWNQQIANPESATLSYNLTIDDLVWQVGSLLLTLLGMAVLFIRKPDGMWYGIILMLLCFAGHLGQLLIGLEGDYPGIVRLAYMAAFPILLTLPQRFSSIQGVEVAQPVKPTTRKQDLTGRPERRRYSTDPKTFHALLAVAAENNSTKMSQAITRATAQTMLADLCFMIYLTDENKQMVIAGGYDLIREESLDGGPLSKNAIPMLANSIQRGRPLRLPASSTSADIKGLADILGLSNPGHILYVPILTPDKETLGGILLLSPYSDRTWSAEDQAFLSNIATSLVPIIQRNQRVSRLEEENSLSKAQATDLERRIRELTSQLETARNEAEQNRPDDIASLRAAQEESQFIIEHLQNENAELRAGKNLTPTQAEQELNDTLQEVATLQNQLAEARMKLDELEKGHIATKNTEQAEVIASISQELRQPLSSIVGYTDLLLGESVGILGALQRKFVDRIKVSTERIRSLTDDMIQITTLATDLNELKPESVDLNSIIDNAMSYTSSQIREKNISIHLEVPKSPTSIHADREALQQILIHLLQNAGAATPFEGTIRLKVQTRSEDGMEYILIQVTDMGGGIAPEDLPRVFTRLYRADNVLIQGVGDTGVGLSIAKTLTEAQQGRIWVESNMGQGATFSVLLPISGEKLVEKQKRK, encoded by the coding sequence ATGAGCGACTTTATTCAATTGGTTTTGACGCAATTGACCGTCCCGCCAGGCGATTTGATCTATTACATCGTCCTGGTATTCGTGGTTGCCAGCGCCTTGCAGTCGGCGTTCAATCATTGGCGGGCGAGCGAATTTCCACAATCGCGCCGCGCATTCATCGGGCTGGGAATATTGCTGTGCGCCCAGATTCTCATGTTTTTATTGAGCGGCCTGGGATGGCAGGAATTGCTGGATCCAAAATCCGTTCTCCCGCCCCTGGACCGCGCCTTTCTCGCTTTTGGCATCGTTTGGGTCACATGGTTGTACGCCTTCCCCGAACCCAACCGCCTGGCGGATGCAGCAGCGACATTGTTGAGCATGTTCATCATCACCGCACTGGGGCTTGGTTTGATCTCATGGAATCAACAGATCGCCAATCCAGAGTCCGCGACCTTGAGTTACAACCTGACCATCGATGACCTTGTCTGGCAGGTCGGTTCTCTTCTCCTTACCTTGTTGGGTATGGCAGTTCTCTTTATCCGCAAACCCGATGGCATGTGGTACGGTATCATTCTGATGCTCCTTTGCTTTGCGGGTCATCTCGGACAATTGCTCATCGGATTGGAAGGCGATTACCCCGGCATTGTGCGGCTCGCATACATGGCGGCATTCCCGATCCTGCTGACCCTGCCCCAGCGGTTTTCATCCATCCAAGGCGTGGAGGTTGCGCAACCTGTCAAACCGACAACCCGGAAACAGGATCTGACGGGACGGCCGGAACGAAGAAGATACAGCACCGACCCGAAGACTTTCCACGCGCTGCTTGCAGTCGCCGCCGAGAATAATTCCACGAAGATGAGCCAGGCGATCACGCGCGCCACGGCGCAAACCATGCTCGCAGACCTGTGCTTCATGATCTATCTTACTGACGAGAACAAGCAGATGGTTATTGCGGGTGGATATGATTTGATCCGGGAGGAAAGCCTTGATGGCGGACCCCTTTCCAAAAATGCGATACCGATGCTGGCAAATTCGATCCAGCGCGGGCGACCTTTGAGGCTCCCTGCCAGCAGCACATCGGCGGATATCAAGGGTCTCGCGGACATCCTCGGTTTGAGCAACCCCGGCCATATCCTTTATGTCCCCATCCTTACCCCGGATAAGGAAACTTTGGGAGGCATCCTTTTGCTTTCGCCATACTCCGACCGGACATGGAGCGCAGAAGATCAAGCCTTCCTTTCAAACATAGCCACTTCCCTGGTACCCATTATCCAGCGCAACCAGAGGGTTTCCAGGCTTGAAGAGGAGAACAGCCTCTCGAAAGCACAGGCGACAGACCTCGAGCGGCGAATCCGCGAGTTGACCAGCCAACTCGAAACGGCTCGAAACGAAGCGGAGCAAAACCGCCCAGACGACATCGCTTCGCTAAGAGCCGCGCAGGAAGAGTCGCAATTCATTATCGAACATCTCCAGAATGAAAACGCCGAACTCCGCGCCGGGAAGAATCTGACTCCAACCCAGGCTGAACAGGAACTCAATGATACCCTGCAGGAAGTGGCAACCCTGCAAAATCAGCTTGCAGAAGCGAGAATGAAACTGGATGAATTGGAAAAGGGACACATCGCAACGAAAAATACCGAGCAGGCGGAAGTGATCGCCTCCATTTCGCAGGAATTACGCCAGCCGCTTTCCTCGATCGTCGGTTACACCGACCTGCTCCTGGGCGAATCGGTGGGCATTCTTGGCGCGCTGCAGAGAAAATTCGTCGACCGCATCAAGGTTTCGACAGAGCGAATCCGCAGTTTGACGGACGACATGATCCAGATCACGACCCTGGCAACCGATCTCAACGAACTCAAACCCGAATCGGTGGACCTTAATTCGATCATCGACAACGCCATGTCATATACGAGTTCGCAGATTCGCGAGAAGAATATTTCCATCCACCTCGAAGTGCCGAAATCGCCGACGTCCATCCACGCCGACCGCGAAGCGCTTCAACAGATCCTCATTCATCTATTGCAAAATGCCGGGGCGGCGACCCCCTTCGAAGGGACGATCCGACTCAAGGTCCAGACACGAAGCGAAGATGGGATGGAGTACATCCTGATCCAGGTCACTGACATGGGCGGGGGAATCGCTCCCGAAGATCTGCCGCGGGTCTTTACCCGGCTCTATCGCGCCGACAACGTCCTTATCCAGGGCGTCGGTGATACCGGTGTGGGTTTGTCCATCGCAAAGACTTTGACCGAGGCCCAGCAGGGCCGCATCTGGGTGGAAAGCAACATGGGTCAGGGCGCCACCTTTAGTGTGCTATTGCCGATCTCCGGCGAAAAACTTGTAGAAAAACAAAAAAGGAAATAG
- a CDS encoding LysM peptidoglycan-binding domain-containing protein codes for MRSVREFGNALVAAFLSIGLTLGALSISLVGFVPEETEVSTLTPIPSPIPVTATNTFPPTSTLISALTSSTFTATSTIAQSTNCPPPTGWILIYVQPGDTLESLAARYGTTGEILRGGNCLVSSSLLPGTRIFVPNQPTSIPAACTPGAAGWIKNYVVKANDTLFSIALAYSTTLDALKKANCRRTEVIFAGEILWVPNVTPRTPTKSATITQNITATPVFTEPGTSLPFTGTPTLTQTPIPPTSTPSSTVTPIPTQTASLTPFPITTPSP; via the coding sequence ATGCGGAGTGTGCGCGAATTTGGGAATGCGCTGGTGGCAGCGTTCCTCTCCATCGGGTTGACTCTTGGCGCACTGTCAATTTCCCTTGTCGGGTTCGTCCCGGAAGAAACTGAAGTCTCGACCCTGACGCCGATCCCTTCGCCGATTCCCGTCACGGCAACGAACACATTTCCACCGACTTCGACTTTGATTTCAGCTTTAACATCATCGACCTTTACGGCCACCAGCACGATCGCCCAATCCACAAACTGCCCCCCTCCAACCGGATGGATACTCATTTACGTCCAACCAGGTGACACGCTCGAAAGCCTTGCCGCAAGATATGGAACAACCGGGGAGATCTTGAGAGGCGGGAACTGCCTGGTCAGCAGCAGCCTGCTTCCAGGAACGCGCATCTTCGTTCCAAACCAGCCAACGAGCATCCCAGCGGCATGCACCCCCGGCGCTGCTGGCTGGATAAAAAATTATGTCGTGAAAGCGAACGATACGTTGTTCAGCATCGCTCTGGCATATTCGACCACCCTGGATGCCCTTAAAAAGGCGAACTGTCGCAGGACCGAGGTCATCTTTGCAGGCGAAATCCTTTGGGTGCCAAATGTCACACCACGGACCCCGACAAAGTCTGCGACAATTACCCAGAATATCACAGCGACTCCCGTATTCACCGAACCGGGAACGAGCCTGCCATTCACAGGCACGCCGACCCTGACCCAAACGCCCATCCCGCCAACATCAACTCCATCTTCCACCGTGACGCCCATCCCGACCCAGACCGCCTCGCTGACACCGTTCCCGATCACCACTCCATCCCCATAA
- a CDS encoding LCP family protein has protein sequence MKPSTLIISTVLATVIFTSCAPPATEQAPLPFVLITPAANASPTPTPFQPSLVTPTSSLLLVNDSNPEPPAILPTIIVPPTAAPLASPTATASFEQLFPTQAAPPPEVPSVDPASLPPLTNNETVNFLLIGSDRRPYGSSHRTDTLLIAIVWYREGQVSLISIPRDTWLYIPTVGMQRINTAYQSGISGGYPGGGMGLLKDTILQNFGIRIDHTAMVEFDGFRRIVDTLGGIDVPVACPYTDWRLISPGLDENNENNWWLYTVGPGQVHMDGDLALWYARSRSKSNDFDRGRRQQEVIRTLFQKALQTNTFSKIPQLYNDFSSTVITDMGLGDMLNLAPYAINFTNANIRSYYIRPPYVTSWITPGGASVLLPQEEALRQLLIEATTLSTYATVRENITIEVQNGSRFDTMEALAASRLNYAGYETTTGIADNRDYAGSVLVDHTVTQDQNERQTILNVLGAYSANILSIPDPNSRVQYRVILGADYQACFKPEDLTH, from the coding sequence ATGAAACCATCCACACTTATTATATCGACCGTCCTTGCGACAGTGATATTTACCTCATGTGCTCCGCCCGCCACCGAGCAGGCGCCTCTGCCGTTCGTCTTGATCACCCCAGCGGCGAATGCAAGCCCGACTCCAACGCCGTTCCAGCCTTCGCTTGTTACTCCGACCTCATCGTTACTTCTTGTTAATGATTCGAATCCTGAGCCGCCGGCGATCCTTCCGACCATAATCGTCCCGCCAACCGCTGCGCCTCTCGCCTCCCCGACAGCGACTGCGTCCTTCGAACAGTTGTTTCCGACGCAGGCAGCCCCGCCCCCCGAAGTCCCATCGGTGGATCCCGCCTCCCTGCCGCCGTTGACCAACAATGAGACCGTAAACTTTCTACTCATCGGTTCAGACCGCAGACCTTACGGCTCATCGCACCGCACGGATACCTTGCTCATCGCCATTGTCTGGTATCGTGAAGGGCAGGTTTCATTGATCTCCATCCCACGCGATACCTGGCTTTACATTCCTACTGTCGGGATGCAGCGCATCAATACCGCCTACCAGAGCGGAATATCCGGCGGCTACCCAGGCGGTGGTATGGGGTTATTGAAGGATACGATCCTGCAAAACTTCGGCATCCGCATCGATCATACAGCCATGGTCGAGTTCGACGGATTTCGCCGCATCGTGGATACCCTCGGCGGGATCGATGTCCCCGTCGCCTGTCCCTACACAGACTGGCGGCTCATCTCCCCCGGCCTCGATGAGAATAACGAAAACAATTGGTGGCTGTACACAGTGGGACCCGGGCAGGTGCATATGGACGGAGACCTCGCGCTTTGGTACGCCCGTTCCCGTTCCAAATCCAACGATTTCGACCGAGGTCGCCGACAACAGGAAGTCATCCGGACCCTTTTTCAAAAAGCGCTACAAACAAATACGTTCAGCAAGATTCCCCAACTCTATAACGATTTTTCAAGCACAGTTATAACCGACATGGGTCTGGGTGATATGTTGAATCTTGCGCCTTACGCCATCAATTTCACCAACGCGAACATCCGCAGTTATTACATCCGTCCGCCTTATGTCACTTCATGGATCACACCGGGCGGCGCGTCCGTTCTCTTACCGCAGGAGGAGGCGTTAAGGCAGTTATTGATCGAAGCGACGACCCTCTCCACATACGCAACCGTCAGGGAAAATATCACGATCGAAGTGCAGAACGGCTCACGCTTCGACACGATGGAAGCGCTGGCCGCCTCCCGCCTGAATTACGCCGGATACGAAACCACCACGGGAATTGCAGATAACAGGGATTACGCCGGTTCCGTTCTTGTGGATCACACAGTGACACAGGACCAAAATGAACGTCAGACCATCCTAAATGTCCTGGGAGCATACTCCGCCAATATATTATCCATCCCGGACCCGAACAGCCGCGTGCAATATCGCGTCATCCTTGGCGCCGATTATCAAGCGTGCTTCAAACCGGAGGACCTCACCCATTAA
- a CDS encoding RNA polymerase sigma factor: protein MTNRSNEAWLSALRSTGAPHEEALADLRLVVQKGLPYALSRWLSSDDPLFQPLVEEVTQETLLRVLDQLNTFEGRSLFTTWVHKIAIRIALTELRRKRWRDASLDELTENEDAPPPPGLLADPQASPETSAERKDMIVRVRRILEEELTPKQREALVLLGLQDVPMEEAARRMKTNRNALYKLLHDARLRLKKRLSLEDLSPQDVLLAFEQK from the coding sequence ATGACAAACCGCTCAAATGAAGCATGGCTTTCAGCCTTACGCAGCACAGGCGCACCCCACGAGGAAGCCCTGGCTGATTTGCGCCTGGTCGTCCAAAAGGGACTTCCTTATGCCCTTTCGCGATGGTTATCCTCCGACGATCCGCTCTTCCAGCCTCTCGTCGAGGAGGTGACGCAGGAAACTCTCCTACGCGTCCTGGATCAGTTGAACACTTTCGAAGGGCGCAGTCTTTTCACAACCTGGGTTCATAAGATCGCCATTCGCATCGCATTGACCGAACTCCGCCGCAAGCGCTGGCGCGATGCATCCCTCGACGAGTTGACTGAAAACGAAGACGCTCCTCCGCCCCCCGGCCTGCTTGCCGACCCGCAAGCTTCCCCCGAAACTTCAGCCGAGCGCAAAGACATGATCGTCCGGGTGAGGCGGATCTTGGAAGAGGAACTGACCCCCAAACAACGCGAAGCGCTTGTACTGCTCGGTTTGCAGGATGTGCCCATGGAAGAAGCCGCCCGCAGAATGAAGACCAACCGCAACGCGCTTTATAAATTATTGCACGATGCCCGCCTGCGCCTGAAAAAGCGCCTCTCCCTCGAAGATCTATCCCCGCAGGATGTGCTGCTCGCTTTCGAACAAAAGTAA